The Lysinibacillus timonensis nucleotide sequence GAGAACATTTCTATTTTTGACTTCTCACTAGATGATGTAGAAATGGCTATGATTTCATCGTTAAGCAAACCTGATGGAAGGATAGCAAATCAGGATCCAGCGGTTTACGAGGAATTTTAATTAAGCACCACACATTTGATAAGAAAAGCCGTGCTATGCCCGGTTTTTCTTTTTTTTTAAGTAATCATTAAAATTGAACTAATCTGACCCTATAACTGTATGACAAAGCATTAAACAGCAGACTACTACCATCATAAACCTAAACTCACTAGAGTCACCTATTCTACGTTCCCATGCATGTCTCCATCCCCTTCTATGTCGTATAAAAAATTTGTATGGCGGGAATTATGTAACTATGAAAGAGGTGATTCGGAAATGTCTAATATGATGAAACAAGATGAAATTGAGACATTAAGAGAGTTAATTAAAGATATAGACATGGCTATGTTAACTACTGCTACTGAAGAAGGGCTCGTTTCTCGTCCCATGAAAACACAAGAAGTAGAGTTTGATGGTGACTTATGGTTTTTCACAAAAAAAGAGACGAATAAAGTTGATGAAATACATCACAATCAAGATGTTAACGTTGCCTATGTGGGGAAATCTTATGTATCCGTGCGTGGAAAAGCGGAAATCGTAGAAGATTTAGAGAAGAAAAAGAAATTGTGGAGTAAAATATATGAGAAAATCATGCAAACATCTTATGAAGATCCAAACATCATCTTAATAAAAGTAAATGTAGAAGCAGCCGAATATTGGGAATCAGGCAATTTCATTAAGAAGATTATCTATTACTACAAACGTATGACAGGGCAAAGTTCTAAATCGACAGACATTAATGAAACGATTGAATTGAATTAAGTAATTAACAATGGATTGTCTGATTAGAGGGCAATCCATTTTGTTATGTTAAGTATCCATAGTAAAATTTGAGAGTGCAACCTCTATAATAAATACACTTGATATTGTGTTTCATTTTGAACAATAACATCGAATACGTAAATCCGATGTTTCCCATCATCGTAAATTATTTTTCCTTCGTTACTTTTAGATCACTTAAATCAATCGTTACCGAATACTCACCTTCAATAGGATCTAACTCTAAGTAGTAATCCTTTACGTTATTAGCAATATCACTCATTCCATATAACCATAAAATTAATAGAACCAGTAATCCAAAGCAGAAATACAAAGGTTGGTCGGCCAATCAAAATTGTTTTTAATAGTAAACGTTGCCCATCCATGAATCCCCATCCTCCTAATAACATTCCCTATTTAAAGATCAGTTTAAATTATATGTACAATTAATAAGCAGTGTTCCCTTCTTCAATTAGGTTCAACGCCAATTTAGATTTCATAAGTAGCCGGAAAATTTCCGCTTAATAATAAAATAGAATAAAAAATAGTTGAAATAAACGGAGAGATTCCGTCTATCGCCTCGAAAAAGGTGAAAATGGGGGATTTTTCACTGCATAATCGGAAAATCTTCCCTTATGCACCCCAGAATATAAGTTCATTCGGCAATTAACCGAACAATCTCCGCTTATTTCACTTTCACTAGTCAATAAATTAAGTGCCAGAATTCTTATCGAATTAGAAGCGAGATGAATATAAACAGAAAAAAGAGTAACCCAGAAGACCTGTTTACTCTTTCGTCAGAAAGTATTATTCATATTGAATCTTTACGATTTACGGGTTGGTTGCACCCAAAAACAAATTTAATAACGAGCTGTAACCATTTTCTTTCTTGTATAAAACTCTACCCCATCTGGTCCATTTGCATGAAGATCCCCATAGAAAGAGTCTTTCCAGCCAGAGAACGGGAAGAATGCCATTGGGGCTGGCACGCCTATGTTAACTCCTAACATTCCAGAATCAATATTTTCACGGAACTCACGCACACTTGAACTACTATCTGTATAAATACATGCACCATTTGCGAAACGTGAACTGTTTGCGATATCAATTGCTTCAGCTAATGTTTTTACACGTATAATAGAGAGTACTGGCGCAAAAATTTCATCTTGCCAAATCTTCATTTCTTGTGTGACATTGTCGAAAATCGTTGGTCCTACAAAGTAGCCGTTTCCTTTTACACTCTCATCTTTACGACCATCACGAACTAGCTGCGCACCCTCTTCTATACCTAATTCGATGTAACGAAGTGTACGTAACTTGTTGCTTTCACGAATGACTGGCCCTAAAAAGACTTCCTCATCTAATCCGTTCCCAATGACGATATTATTTGCTTCTTCTACCAAGCGCTCGATTAATTCGTCTGCAATTTCTTCTTGTACCGTTACAACTGAAGCAGCCATACAACGCTCACCAGCAGATCCAAAAGCCGCTCCAATAATTTGTTTTGTTGCATTTTCTAGATCTGCGTCATTTAACACAATAGAATGGTTTTTAGCACCTGCTAATGCTTGTACTCGTTTTAAGTTTTCTGTTCCTTTTTTATAAACGTACTCTGCTACTGGCTGTGATCCGACAAACGAAATTGCTTTAACAAATTTGTGTTCAAGAAGACCGTTTACAACATCGTGCGCACCATTGACAATGTTTAATACCCCTTTTGGCAATCCAGCTTCTTCAAATAACTCTACTAGTCTTGCAGCTAAAAGTGGTGTACGTTCAGATGGTTTCAGAACAAATGTATTACCGCACGCAATAGCTAACGGGAACATCCAGCACGGTACCATCATTGGGAAATTGAAAGGCGTAATCCCCCCAATAACACCAATTGGATAACGATACATACCCGACTCAATACCAGTTGCAATATCGGGAAGCTGTTTACCCATCATTAACGTAGGAGCACCTGCTGCAAATTCCACGCATTCGATTCCGCGCTGCACTTCTCCATATGCCTCAGTTAGGTTTTTCCCATTTTCAATTGTCACTAATTGGGCCAGTTCATCCCAATGATCCACCAGTAATTGTTGGTACTTAAATAGAATACGAGCACGTTGTGGGACCGGTGTTTTGGACCACACCTTAAATGCTTCATTTGCAGCTTGGACTGCTCTATCAACATCTTCTTTTGTTGATAAAGGAACTTCTGCAATTACTTCTCCTGTTGCAGGATTATAGACAGGTTCTGTTCGACTTGTAGATGACTCTACCCATTCTCCAGCGATATAGTTTTTAATTATATTCATGTTCGTTGTGCTTGCCATTCACATTCTCCTTTTTAAGTATTTAGTAAATTGTTAAGATGTATGCGAGCTGGTACTACCTGAGAAATCATAATGATAACAATAGTTGTATAGCTCAATAATTTCTTTTTGGGTCGGCACTTTCGGATTGTTAGCAGGGCTACCACTAGCGATAGCATCCGTTGCCATCTTTTCAACTACCTGTTGGAATTTTTGTTCATCAATTCCCCAAGTTTTCAAATTAGGTATATTTAAATCACTGCAAAGCTGCTTAATTCCATGAATCGCGATATTAGCTAACTCCGGATCAGGTAAATCTGTAGATTCTGGAGAAATGATACGTCCTATTGTTGCAAGTTCCTCAATAGCGGATTCCTTTGTAAATTCTAGAACACCTGGTAGTAACATCGCATTTGAAACACCATGTGGTACATGGAATAACGCTCCAATCGGACGAGACATTCCATGAATAAGTGTAACGGAAGCATTACTAAATGCGATTCCTGCTTGCATAGAAGCAATCGCCATTTTTTCTCTTGCTTCTGTATTTTCTCCGTCTTCATATGCTACCTTTAGATGATGTAAAATCGCTTCAATTGCTGATAAAGCAAGTGTATCCGTCAGTGGTTGAGACCTGCGTGATATATACGCTTCGATGGCATGACAGAGTGCATCAAGTCCAGTTGCTGCTGTAACGTTTGGTGGTGTAGAAGTTGTAAGCAACGGATCCACAATGGCCACTTTTGGTAAAAACGATGGATGTTTAATCATCATTTTGATATCGTCACTCGTATTTGTAATGACGGTAACGTTTGTCACTTCTGATCCAGTTCCAGCCGTAGTTGGAATGGCAATCAGTGGAATTGGGTACTTTTCGATTGGCATTTTCCCACCCATGTAATCCCCTATATAACCACCATTTGTTGCTAGTACAGCTACTGCTTTCGCAGCATCAATACAACTTCCTCCACCTATGGCCACAATCACGTCGCATTGCTCTTTTAAACAAATTTGAAGAGCATCGCCCACATGTACATCTGTTGGCTCCGTGTTAACATCGAGGTAGGTAGCGTATGAAATATTCAAATCTTCTAGCGTGTTCTCACAAGTTTTGACATAACCTATCTTTTCAATAATACGATCACTAATTAGTAGCACTTTCTTTCCTAAAGCCTGCACTTGTTCTCCAAGCCGGGATAAAGAA carries:
- a CDS encoding pyridoxamine 5'-phosphate oxidase family protein, whose translation is MSNMMKQDEIETLRELIKDIDMAMLTTATEEGLVSRPMKTQEVEFDGDLWFFTKKETNKVDEIHHNQDVNVAYVGKSYVSVRGKAEIVEDLEKKKKLWSKIYEKIMQTSYEDPNIILIKVNVEAAEYWESGNFIKKIIYYYKRMTGQSSKSTDINETIELN
- a CDS encoding CoA-acylating methylmalonate-semialdehyde dehydrogenase is translated as MASTTNMNIIKNYIAGEWVESSTSRTEPVYNPATGEVIAEVPLSTKEDVDRAVQAANEAFKVWSKTPVPQRARILFKYQQLLVDHWDELAQLVTIENGKNLTEAYGEVQRGIECVEFAAGAPTLMMGKQLPDIATGIESGMYRYPIGVIGGITPFNFPMMVPCWMFPLAIACGNTFVLKPSERTPLLAARLVELFEEAGLPKGVLNIVNGAHDVVNGLLEHKFVKAISFVGSQPVAEYVYKKGTENLKRVQALAGAKNHSIVLNDADLENATKQIIGAAFGSAGERCMAASVVTVQEEIADELIERLVEEANNIVIGNGLDEEVFLGPVIRESNKLRTLRYIELGIEEGAQLVRDGRKDESVKGNGYFVGPTIFDNVTQEMKIWQDEIFAPVLSIIRVKTLAEAIDIANSSRFANGACIYTDSSSSVREFRENIDSGMLGVNIGVPAPMAFFPFSGWKDSFYGDLHANGPDGVEFYTRKKMVTARY
- a CDS encoding iron-containing alcohol dehydrogenase; translated protein: MRSYSEFSIPNSVFYGQHSLSRLGEQVQALGKKVLLISDRIIEKIGYVKTCENTLEDLNISYATYLDVNTEPTDVHVGDALQICLKEQCDVIVAIGGGSCIDAAKAVAVLATNGGYIGDYMGGKMPIEKYPIPLIAIPTTAGTGSEVTNVTVITNTSDDIKMMIKHPSFLPKVAIVDPLLTTSTPPNVTAATGLDALCHAIEAYISRRSQPLTDTLALSAIEAILHHLKVAYEDGENTEAREKMAIASMQAGIAFSNASVTLIHGMSRPIGALFHVPHGVSNAMLLPGVLEFTKESAIEELATIGRIISPESTDLPDPELANIAIHGIKQLCSDLNIPNLKTWGIDEQKFQQVVEKMATDAIASGSPANNPKVPTQKEIIELYNYCYHYDFSGSTSSHTS